CGGTGGTCTGTGAGCAGCTCCCTACAaaagaggggcagggagggagaaagcCCCGGTGATGCCAGCCATGGGGATGCCAGCAGTGGAGATGCCAGCCGCAGGCATCACTCCTGGTACCTGTGCACGCAGCTCTTCCCTGAACACCTGAAGCGCTCTGCCTTGCTGACACCCTCAGACCTTAGCTTAGGTGGCCCCGTGGCCCCCTCCTAGGAGAGCTGCCCTGGCTGCTGCAGCTGCGACCCTTTGCACTGTCCCTCTCCCCTGTCTGGATGACGTTGCAGGAGGGCAAGGGCTGTGCAATTCATGTCCTCCCAGTTCCCAAGGCAGGCCTTGCACATGTCACTTTGGACGGGTCAATGACTGGAGAATGATGTGGGGTGATCGGAGGCCCCCCGGCTTCCCAGCGTCCTCACCGCTGGAAGTAGGCCAGCTCCTCCTTGAGCAGGAACACTTTGGCTTTGAGTTCATTCCTCTCCTGAAGGATCTGCTCAAACTCCTCCCGACTGAAGCGGCACTGCCCTGCCTCCGAGGGGCACCCCAGCTGctgtgcagcctctgcctttggAAGGACAGGCATGGTCAGAGGGTCGCCTCGGCTGGCGCTCCCCCGCCCCAGGGCCATCATGGGAATGCTAGAGGAAGTGACGGGCCGGGAGACTTGGGGGGCAAGGGTGCCCCAACAGATAACAGAGCAGTGCTCCAGCTGAGAGTGGGGGCCGAGGCCGGCCGGGGGCGCATATCTGTCTGCCACCTCCCCGCTTCCTGGCCCACCTGCTGTGCAGCATGCAAACCTTGCCCGAGCGCCCACCGAGCGCTGGACGCTGAGTCCTGGGCTGGGTCCTTGCCTTCATACGGCACTCACCGGGTCCTCAGGGTTCCCCGGGGCGCCTGCGCCGGTGGTCGCCCATTCGGGCTCCTGTCCGTACTGGTGCCTGGGCCGCCCGGCCTGCCCCCGCGCTCGCTCTTTAGCCTGCGGAGTCGCAGCTTCGCCAGGCTGCTGGAGCTCCCTCTCGCGGTCCTGCGCGGCGCGCAGCTGGGTCTGCACTGCCGCCAGCTTGTGCCGCAGCTCAGCGTTCACCAGCAGGAGGcgctgcagctgctcctgcaaCTGGGAGCGGAGCAAAGGGTGGGGTGGGCGGGGCACCGAGGGCCTCTGgagcccgccccgccccgcgcctGCCTCTCTCCGCCCCGCCCCCggagccccgccccgcccgcgccCCGCCCCCACCGCCTCGGTCTCCTGGCCGCGCTGCCGCAGGTCGCAGTTGTGCGCCCGGAGTTCGTCACGCTGTCGGTCCGTGACCTCCTTGAGCTGCCGCAGCAGCGCGCGCTCCTCTGAGGAAGGGGCGTTCTTAGCGGCGGCGCGCGGCCcgcgggagggaggggaggacccGAGCCGGTCGCCACCCGCCCTGCCCTGGCCGGGGCTGCGCTTACCCTGTGGCCCCGCGCGCAGCTCCCTGCGGAGGCGCTCGTTCTCCTCCCGCAGCCGCCGCAGCTCCTGCTCCGCTTGCTGCGCCGACACCTGCAGCTGGGGAGACCCGAATCTCAGGCTTCGGCCCTGTCGGCCCCGTGGGTGGCAAGGGGAGGGCCGTGACTCACCGAGTCCGGGGCGGGCCCCACGGCAGCCTGTTCCAAGAGCTCCAGCGCTGGCACCACTAGCGGCACCAGCCCGGCCGCCGCCTCCGGTCCAAAACGGCGCGCCAGATCCTGCAGCTCAGTGCCCAGGGCCCCAGCTAGATGGTACACAAGCTCCGCGGCCGTTCCCGACCCCGCGGCCTCCCGAGACCCCCAGCCAGGCGCCCCAGGCGCCGCCCTCCTGGGCTCCATGTCTCCCAGAGACTTAGGGCTGcgaccccccgccccccacccccaactaggACGGGGAAAAGCCAAACAGTTCCGCCCCAGGAAGCCGTTTAGGGCGGTGTGGGCGGGGTAGAAGCGAGAAGGGTGGGGAGGAACGAGGAAGGGAGAAGGCGTGGGGAAGGGAGATAGTGCCCTAGGCCCCCTGGGCCCTGTCCTTTCTACTCCCAAGGTCACAGGAAACAGGACAGCCAACTTCCAGCCAGGCGTCTAAGAGCTGAGGCTCAGGGCTGCCAGTGGCCACTTTGGTGGCGCCCTCCCCACAGGCCCAATCCAGGCTCCGCCCGTTTGGAGTCATGGGGCCAACTTGGCAGTGGCCCGCTCCAGGCGAGAGGTGACAGGTAGGCGGCCGGTCTCTGGCCTCCGCCCGGCTGTACACAAACTGCCTGCCTGTGTTCTTGTTTTCCTGTCCAGGACTGAGACAGAAAGCTTAAAGGGCTGGGCGTGACACCACAGCCGCTCAGCACAAGCCGGAGTTCCTAGACCCGGGAAAGGGCAACTGCTCCCACAACTGTGGAAAGGAGGCGAGGGCTTCCAAGTAGTTTCGTAGAGAAAGCAGCAAATGTGGTCAAGGCAGCGGAGTGTGAAAGCCCAGCCCCGCCTCAGGTCTCCACTGAGTTCTGGGACTATCTCCCCCGAAGCCCTGAACAGGAAGGGGCCTCACACTCCTCCTTCACAGCTGAGCCCAGCACCTTGCTGTGAACCGCTCCAGTCCAGCCTCCTGTTAGACCTAAATCCAGAATTTGAgttcgggggaaaaaaaaacaaacctgcccCTGAACTCCTGTTTATACAAAatttattacaatattttattCAGGATGACAAGCCTTCAGGAGGTCAACACCACAAGCACAGACAGAGGGAAAGAGGCCAAACTGCTGAATGTCAGTGGCCTGTCTGGAGGGGCTGAGGCTGCggcctcgggaggctgaagcaggaggcagGAAACAGGCACTAGGCATACAGGTCCTCCCGGTCCGCAGAGTAAACCTCCCCCTCCTGCAGGAGAGCGAAGTTGAGGAAGTGGGAAGGCCTGTGCACCTCGTGGTAGAACTCTTTGGGGTTCGCCAGCTGCAGCTCATATTTCATGTTGGGGTCATGCCGAACACCTTCGGGGAGAAGGAAACAGCCAGTGTTAACAGGGCTCCTGCCTCATGCGGCCTGTGCCACCTCCAAGCCAGCCAGGCCCCAAGTGCAAAGGGCAATGGCCTCACCTTATCCCTACTTCTACCCCCACATCCCCAGGCTCCTCCCACCTACCCATAAAGTTGTAGTTCCATGAGGACTGGGCGGGGACCATGAAGAAGCCCAGGAAGCGGTCGGACGGCAGCATCTGCACCCTCTCGTAGTGCGAAGGCAGGTAGCCCTTGGGGTTGTTGCCCTTGTCTGTGTTCTGGCGGCCCCACTCGTAGCCACTGGGGGTCAGCTTGTAGGCCGTCAGCGTACAGGAGCCTGGTGTGAAGCTGGGGGAGGGACGGGGACCAGAGTAACAGCTCGGGCCACTGTTCTGGGCCCTGGCCTGCAATCCCTGCCCCTCCATACTTCCTCCCAAGGAGCCCAGGCCCACCTGCATGTGATGATAATGGTCTTCTCGCCATCCCAAGATGGGTTGTCAGCCATGATCTTGGCGTGGGTGGTGACATCCTGGGGTGATAACTGCGGGGACTCATTGGGCTGAGTGTGGATCCAACCTAAGGGTTCCATCTCCTATAGGTAAAGAGGAGTACAGAGCTGAATCCCACCCACAGACAGGAATCACACCGGCTTTTCCACACTCCCAGGCTCCATCACTCCCCATTACCTTGAGGTACTCATGCTGGGGCAGCTGGCCAGGCAGGTGCACGGTCTGGTGAGTGCCCCACTGCGGCACCATCACGATGCAGCGGATCTCCTTCACCTGGGGGTTATCTGGTGGGCTCACCCCATATAGGTATCCTGCAATCTGGAGACAAAGGGGTCAGGAACCAAAACTCTTCTTAGTACCAGCTCAGAGTTGGAGCTGCCGGccctctgtttccttctttctcccaagAACACGGACAGAGTTTCTTAAAACGTGATCAGAACTCCCTGTATCAGAATCAGCTGGGGTGCTtgttcaaaatgttaaacatggaCCTCATCTCGGACTTACCACGTCAGAATCTCCTGAGTGGGGTTCAGGAATCTGCGCTACTCACAAGCTCCCCAGCTGATTATTAAGTATAGTATTCATAAGCAAATGAGCATACATAAAGCTCAATGTATTTTCACAAGCTGAAAACATCTGGAAAACCAGCACTTggtgctattttaaattttacattatcaCCAACAAAGTAAGAGGATCTGTTTACTATAAACTCACCCACACAGGATATTAACAATCTTTTCAAATTTGCCAACCTGACAGCCACTAAATAGTgcgtctgagatggagtctcactctgtcggcaaggctgtagtgcagtggtgtgatctcagctcactgcaacctccgcctcctgggttcaagcaattctcctgcctcagcttcctgagtagctgggactacaggcacatgccaccacgccccgctagttttcatatatttaatagagacggggtttcgccatgttggccacgctggtcttaaactcctgatctcaagtgatccaccccccttggcccaAAATGATGTTTCATAAACTATGACTATCCCTGATACACTAGTAAAGTTatgcatcttttctcttttttgaagcagggtatcactctgtcacccaggctagcaggcagtgacatgatctcacctcactacaCTCACCACCCTCcaggatcaggtgatcctcccacctcagcctcctgaggagctgagattacaggtgtgcgccaccatgcctggctagttttttttttcttttgtagagacaccatttcgtcatgttgcccaggctggtcttgaactcctgggctcaaaagatgggcccacctcggcctcccaacagtgctgggattacagtcatgagccactgtgcccagcctggagtgcagtggggtcatCAAAGCTTACTGCTTGTGTTcaagcaacctcagcctcctgagtagctgggactacagccacgttttttttgttttgttttgttttttcagacggggtcttgctctgttgcccaggctggagtgcagtgacgcgatcttggcttactgcaacctccacctcacctcccgggttcaagcaattctcctgtctcagcctgcctagtagctgcaactacaggcgcatgccaccatgcctggctagttttttgtatttttagtagagacgaggtttcaccctattggtcaggctggtctcaaacccctgacctcaggtgatccacccacctcggcctcccaaagtgctgggattacaggcattagccactgtgcccagcctagtgttgggattacaggcgtgagccagcgcacaCACCTGGTCAGGAATTTGTTTCTGACCATATCTGTTCTCTTCCAAATACTATCAGGCCAATACTACATTTACTACCTTCTCTCAGCTGCCACAGCTTTTGCTATCTCATGGGGCCAAAACCCTCCTCGTTGTTTTGGCTATCCTTGTATAATTACTCATCCATGAATCTTGAAACCAGCATCTCAAGTTCCAGACAATCTCAGGTCTGAGTTTTAGGCACAAAATGTGTTGGGCACACACTGTGGCCGAGCTGAGTCCACTTACTCACTTGGGCCCGAAGGTCAGATATGCAGATGAACTTCTTAAGCACATTCTTAGGAAGGATGTAGGTGTAGCCAGTCTCCTTGATGTCGTCAGATGAAACATAGATGTGATTGGTCCTTAGGTGCAGGTTGGCAGCAGAGATAGCCCTAAAAACAGGCAGGGAGTGTCAGCATCGCTCAGCCCAGCACCTTAGGTAGTGCAGCCGGCCTTTCCATCCCCACCCTCTTGCCCGACAGTACCTGACCCTCCACTCAGTCTTGGATGAGAAAGTCTGGGTCTCATAGTTGctggtggtggaggtgatgatCTCATCACCATGCTTGTTGACAGTGCGAGTCTGTGTTGCCGTCAGCTGCGACTGTTCCTTGGTCTGCTTCTCGATCTCAGCGATCTGCTGCCGCTGCTGTGACGGTGCCGAGATCTCCATACCCAGGATGATGTCTCGAATTTCTGATTGTGTCAGTGATGCCACGTTCACACTGTGGGATAGTGTGGGTTCTATTACAAGGATCCCTTCCCCTTGGTCACTTTTGCCTCAATGGAAAGGGTGTAACTTGGTAGGACAGGGCAGCCTATACTCATGCCCCAGACAATCCGCAAGAGCTGCTTCTACAGGAAGTGTGAAACGGAGGTGCACTAACACTTCCAAGATTTGTCAGATCCAAGCAGGACGGCGGCACACTGCGTGTGCACCTTCCCACTGTTCAGCATCCGTAAACCCCACGCTTCCTTGACCAAAACAATGCTCTGGCAGGAAACAATTCTCAGAAATGGAAACCCCAGAAACCCTAGACTACTGGTTCTTAATCAGAGGTGGTATTGTCCGTCACCCTATGGATAGTTTTGGTTGCCACGATGACAGGGAGGGAGACGGGGGGAGGAAGGTGTGTCTGTGTTGGTAGCAGTCTTGGATACTTAGGGTCTCGGATGTTCAAGATTCTTACCATGTATGGACAGTAAAGAAATGCCCTGTTCGAAATGGCAACAGTGAGAAACAATGGCCAAGAGTCAGACTGAAGCCCTAAAACACGGACGCTTCCCATACTATTGGAAGACACTGCCGTATCTCTCTTCTATGAGACTCTGTAAGATAActtctttccttgttttcaagacagggtctcgctctgtcgcccaggctggagtgcagtggcataatcatggctcactgcagcctcaaactcccgggctcaagcaagcctcctgcctcagcccccaagaagctgggactacaggcgtgtaccaccacacctgttttaaatttttttttggtagagatggggtcagtCTCTTTTGGtgatcaggctggtttcaacTCCTGCCTcgtgcaatcctcccaccttggcctcccaaagcgctggtatTATTAGCATGAGCACTCAAGCCTGGCTAAGACAAGATAATttcttgagaaacttctttatttttttggagacagagtctcactcttgtcacctaggctggagtgcagtggcgcgatctcggctcaccgcaaccgtTGCCCAcaacgttcaagcaattctcctgcctcagcctcctgagtagctgggattacaagtgagcacaactgcacccggctaatttttgtatttttagtagagacggggtttcaccatgttggccaggatggtttcaaactcctgacctcaaatgatctacccaccttggcctcccaaagtgctgggattacaggtgtgaaccaccacacctggccttcttgAGAAACTTCTAAGCCTAAGTGCTTCCAAACCCCAGAAAACCATATATAGACCTCCTGTCTGTCTCCCCACCAGCACTGCTCACTTGTTTTTCTTGCCGTAGTCAGCCAAGATCAGATCCTTGAGCTGCACCTCGACCTTGATCCATTCTTCGTCAGTCAGAGTGGGCCAGATGTGGTGTGGTTCTGTAATAGTAGTCTTGTCTGGCTTCAGGATCACTTTTGCCCTATCATTGTTCACATGTAGGGCACGCAGAATCAGGATGAGACGGGAGAAGGCCTGGGAAAAGATTTGGAAGAGTGGGGTAGGTCAGCTGCTTGAGGCTCTCCCGCTTTAATCCTAATCTTTCATGAaacccaagatttttttttttttttttttttttttgagacggagtctcgctctgtcgcccaggctggagtagagtggcatgatcttggctcactgcaagctccgcctcccgggttcacaccattctcctgcctcagcctcccgaatagctgcgattacaggcgcccgccaccacacccggctaattttttgtatttttaatagagatggggtttcaccgtgttagccaggatggtctccatctcctgatctcatgatccgctgcctcggcctcccaaagtgctgggattacaggtgtgagccactgtgcctggcctttttttttttttgagacagtctcactctgtcgcccaggctggagtgcagtggtgccatctcggctcactgcaacctctgcctcctgggttccagtgattctggtgcctcagcctcccgagtagctgggactacaggtgcgtcccaccacactcagctaattttgttgtatttttagtagagatggggtctcatcatgttggccagcctgatcttgaactcctgacctcaggtgattcacccacctcagcctcccaaattgctgggattacaggggtgagccactgtgcccggccccaagagttgatttttaactttaAGGTCTTAAACTCTCATGAAAGTCAACAGAGTTCTCACCCAATCTATAggctaaaaatgtgaaaatggcaAAAACCTAAGACATAGGATCTTCTCCTAACCCTAAACCTACTCCTCCTCCAGCGGTCTTCTCTTCCCGAGGTTCATACCGTGTAAGATGAAATAGTCTTGAGCCAGTCATCATAGAGGTTGAAGAGAACCATCTGGGGCTCAGTGGCTTTAAGGATGAGATCCCCAAACTTTTCCACCTTGAGACACGCCTGGAAAGGGAGTTGGAGCTCCGATCCTTTGATGACAATATTGGGGAAGTCCAGTAAGTGCACCTAAGACAAGATCAAGTCCAAGATGAGAAACAGCCTAAAAGTCTCAAGGTATCTTTTCTCCTACCCCCCCAACCCTCTTACCTCCAGTGGGTCCAGCATGCCCTTCCTGGTGACAATGATCTGCTTGGGCTGCTCCTCCACAGGCAGAGATCGGATCAGGGCGGCCACCTCCTCAGCTGTCTTCCACTTAGCCAACTtaaaagcaagagaagaaaatggaaatttagTCTCTACCCTCCCAGATCAACTAGAACAGAATATCCTAGTTTTGAAATAATCCAACTATGTTTCTACTGAACATTAAATGTTAGGCACTTAGAAGGTAGAAAGAGTATCAAATGGCCTTGTCCAATGACCAGGCTGACAGCCCCTTTCAACAAGACAATACCACAAGCTGACACAAGAGTATGTGCTAAACTATATACTGTTTTACAGAGTTCAGGAACAAAAGAAATTAAGGCTACCAGGATCAGAAAAAAGCTGCACAAAAAAATGTGTCTTAAGGAGGGACTGTGTTTAAGAGCAAAGAGGGGAGttcattctagaaagaaaaatataagcaaaacacAGATATGGAGATGAGCAACAGGGGTTTGGGTTACTAAGATCCTGGACTGAATGTAAGATGAAACATGCTACAAATGTAAAGGAAGAGAAACTGGCTGGACAGATACAGCCCAGCCAGATGTTGAATGTCTAGGAAGCTAAAGAAGAGTTAATTCAGCAAGAGTTCTGAGGTAGAGATTTGGTCAAAGTGGATGTTTCAAGAATATGCGTTGctgggccagacgcggtggctcaagcctgtaatcccagcactttgggaggctgaagcgggtggatcatgaggtcaggagatcaagaccatcctggccaacatggtgaaaccccgtctctactaaaaatacaaaaaattaggctgggcgcggtggctcacgcctgtaatctcagcattttgggaggccgaggcgggtggatcacgaggtcaggagatcgagaccatcctggctaacatagtgaaaccccatctctactaaaaatacaaaaaacttatccaggcatagtagcgggtgcctgtagtcccagctactcgggaggctgaggcaggagaatggcgtgaacccaggaggcggagcttgcagtgagcagagatggcgccactgcactccagcctgggcgagagcgagactccgtctcaaaaaaaaaaaacagataaataaataaaaataaaaatacaaaaaatttagccgggcgtggtggcgggcacctgtagtcccagctacttgggaggctgaggcaggagaatggcgtgaacccgggaggcagagcttgcaatgagctgagatcaggccactgcactccagcctgggcaacagagcaagactccgtctcaaaaaaaaaaaaaaaaaaaaaaaagagagaaagagagagtatgCGTTgctggccagacgcggtggctcacacctgtaatcccagcactttgggaggccgaggcgggcagatcacgaggtcaggagatcgagaccatcctggctaacacgttgaaaccccgtctctactaaaaaataaaaaaaaaaattagccgggtgtggtggcgggcgcctgtagtcccagctactcgggaggctaaggcaggagaatggcgtgaaccctggaggcggagcttgcagtcaactgagattgcaccactgtgctccggcctgggcgacagagtgagactcctgctcaaaaaaaaagaatatgcgttgcctttggaaaaatgatttttgaTAGCCCTGTTCAAGGTTAGAAATTCAGGAAACAGACCAGCTGGAAGGGAACAAAGCACCTCATATACTCTTAGACCTCCCACAGAATACTTCCCAAGGAATTCAGGGGATAAGTTCAAATGAGATGTTCTCAGCCTTTCATCTAACAAACCAGTAAATATTACCAAGTCCACCCCAAGAATAAGAGGCAACATGGTTCTATGGCCTCTTCATCTTTAAACCTGCTCACCTGCCCCAAACGCTTCTGTCCCGCCCACACGGATGTGTGGATTATCTTGAGGAACAGCTGCCCTGTGCGTGGGTTGAAGATGAAGATGGCTCCATTGATGGGCTTGGTTGTCAAGTTCCCTTCAAAGGTCTAGAGAAGGACCGCATTTGTTAGCATGGCCTACACATCACCATCCTGTCTTCTTCCCAGCATGTGTACACACTTAGCCCATTAACTCTCCCACAGCCATGTACAGAGTCCCGCACCCATACACTGCTGCTAACACTCACCTTGTGAATGGTCACTCTGTAGACGTTGGTGTCATCCACAAACCAGATAATCTGGTTGGAGAAGAGCTCCCCATAGTTCTGAGAAGACAAATAAGGCTCAGTGGGCTCAGATGAATAGAGCTGTAGCCCCTTGCGGATCCGTTCACGTAACACATACAGGGCAGGGTTTGCCTTCATGATCTTGGCCATGGCCTGCTGTATGAGAGGCTTGCTGCCTGGGAACCAGTTTCCATAGGCACTGTGAGGATAAAACGGTCAAGAAAAGTTAAGACCAGGCTGACAGCCCCAGACAAGACAAACTGCCAACTCTACAGAGGAAGAAagactgttggccaggctgacaaCACTCTGCTCATGTGTACATACAGGCTGGAGAAGAGAATCAGTGACCCACAGGAGGAATGGGCCACTTCCTGTCACTTAGGTAAAGTAAAAAAGTATGACTACATTAAAGTATGGAGCTAATGGAAAATACatgggttattttttattattattatttttttctttgagatggagtctagctctgtcgcccaggctggagcgcagtggtgccatctcggttcactgcaagctccgcctcccaggttcaagtaattctcccacctcagccttctgagtagctgggactacaggcgcggaccaccacgcccagctaattttttgtattttagtagagctagggtttcaccatgttgcccaaactggtctcaaactcctgagctcaggcaatctgctcacctcggcctcccaaagtgctgggattacaggtgtgagccactgcgcctggcctgaaaataCACGGTCCTGAGCCTCAACTCACCTGTGCAAGTTATAGGCCAGGTCAATGGCGATGAGTACACCTGTGGGTGAAGGGTAGATACTCATGTTGTCCGTGGTGTAGTCCAGGAACTTGGCCCGGGCATAGCGCTCAATGTCGTGGGAATCATAGTCCCCCCAGCGCAACTGGATGTCAATCCAGTATTTCTAGGTAGTGGTGCTGTCCATCACATCCCTAAGGATGAAGAGGGTTCAAGCTTCTAGGAAACCATGGGCATAACCAATGTCCCCAGAACCAGAACCACTTaaatcccaaaaccatcccaccCACTCCACCAACTTGTTGCAGATCAGCAAGACCTCAGGGAATCAGCAGATCTGACTAAGGGTGTTGATAGGCTCCAGGGGTAGCACTGGCTCCAAGTTTGAAACAAAGGCAGACAGGGACAATTCCTAAAGTTGTAGGGCTAGAAGAACAGGAAAACGAAAGTGTCCTGGCTGCCTAGGGCTGGGTCCTGAGGCACTTACTTGGAGTCAGCCAGCAATGAGGGCCGGGAGACATTCCACTTATAGGAGGCAAAGAGCAGGATATCTGCACAGGAAGAGTTCATCTTATATGACTTTCGGGGATGGATTGTCTCCTTTTGTACTGTCTCAATTTCCAGTGCATCGAGTTCCTGGTCAAACACCTGAAGGAAAAGATGGAGAGATTAAGACTTGTTAAGGAAACCCAATTAAAATCAGAGTTTGTACAATAAGATAATGAGGCAACAGGGGTCTCATCGTCAGAGCTTCCAGGGTGGATTTCCCATGTGCAAAAGAGCAAGCTTAGCTGACTCTGTACAGCACCCTCTCCCCGCGATTCCACCTGAGCTGACTCTGTACAGCACCTTCTCCCCTCGATTCCTGCCCACGTGAGCTGACTCTTTACAGCACCCTCTCTCCTCGATTCCAGCCCACCTGACATAAGTCCATAACAATGCTCTCATGGATCTTCTGCCACAAGTGAGCTCGGAAGATCTGGATGAGAGAGATCTTCAGCGTGGGGATCTTGCCATGCATGAAGATACCCGTCAGGTCTAGCTGCACCTGAAAGCCTACATATACCTGCCAGGAAAATGACAATGTGACATTAGAGATCAAGAGACTCGGGCGCTCATGACATAACCAAGGCAAGAAGAAGCAACTGTTTTTAGCTTCCCATCTCCAGTGTCAATCACACTCACATTGGCTCGATTGATGGTCGGGGACCACCAGAGGGTGAATCTACGATTGGGAATCTGGTTCAGTCCTGATCGCTGAGCATTAGTTAGCTTCTTCCACTTCATAGATTCCTCAAAGCCACTGGCCTTCTCCCTGGGGAGCAAGAGAAGCAGGTGAGGTGATATCCTGCCATCTTCCAGCACACTGCTGACCTTCTGGATGTGAATGTCTGGGAAACACCACAGGAAATCACAGAGGCACACAAGAGATGAGCTCAAAGGGTTGTGATAGGTCCCTCTAAGAGGGGAGAATCCTCACCAGAAAAGCCCCTCCCAGGTAGGGAAGTAAGTGCCCTTGAAGAGTGTGTGTTCCAGAATGCCTTCCACACCACCCAGGGCCTGGATCATGTCTGTACGGTAGTTGTTCAGGTTCCAGAGCTTCCCATCATGCCGCTGGTGTGTCCACCAGAACGGATTCTGCTTCAAAACCTAGATGGCAAGGCAGGCACGGTCAAGCTTCTGGGTGCCTACTGCCCCAAGTTTCTGGGATAGCCATGGATTGTCCTGACTCAGGGAAAATCTCCTCCCCCTCTACATACCTGATACTGCTTAAAGTCAGTTCTGACACGCCAGCCCTTATCATAAGCCAGTGTGTGCCGGTCCTTCTGGAAGAGGGTATTGATTCGAGGAATGCCACGATCCCATGAATCTTCTAGGTCTTCTAAAGTCAGGCgtcttccaaaaaaagaaagattcaagtCAAAACGCGATCTCACATGAGGAGCTCAGCACTCCTTCCTGGCCAAAAATAATTAGGGTCAGTAGAACCAGCCTTCTCACCTCCATACAACTATGGCATGCTCTGACCCTGAACTCCACACAGTTCAAAGGCCaccacctgcccctgccccagggtTGGCATGCCCTCCTAGGTGCCCACCTGTTCTGAGCAATGGCCTCTTGCCTCTTGAGTGCGTACTCAGCCCAGACCCGCTGAGAATCAATGAACTCGCT
The sequence above is drawn from the Symphalangus syndactylus isolate Jambi chromosome 20, NHGRI_mSymSyn1-v2.1_pri, whole genome shotgun sequence genome and encodes:
- the LOC129469957 gene encoding rab-interacting lysosomal protein-like, with protein sequence MEPRRAAPGAPGWGSREAAGSGTAAELVYHLAGALGTELQDLARRFGPEAAAGLVPLVVPALELLEQAAVGPAPDSLQVSAQQAEQELRRLREENERLRRELRAGPQEERALLRQLKEVTDRQRDELRAHNCDLRQRGQETEALQEQLQRLLLVNAELRHKLAAVQTQLRAAQDRERELQQPGEAATPQAKERARGQAGRPRHQYGQEPEWATTGAGAPGNPEDPAEAAQQLGCPSEAGQCRFSREEFEQILQERNELKAKVFLLKEELAYFQRELLTDHRVPGLLLEAMKVAVRKQRKKIKAKMLGTPEEAESSFGLWYRGKAESSEDETSSPAPSKLGGEEEAQPQSPAPDPPCSALHEHLCLGASAAPEA